The following proteins are encoded in a genomic region of Sebastes fasciatus isolate fSebFas1 chromosome 14, fSebFas1.pri, whole genome shotgun sequence:
- the mpc2b gene encoding mitochondrial pyruvate carrier 2b has protein sequence MAALRASYHRILDKVEHMLPAKLRPLYNHPAGPKTVFFWAPVFKWGLVGAGLADMTRPAEKLSTAQSAVLTATGLVWSRYSLVIIPKNWNLFCVNFFLGCAGSSQLYRIWRYKQDQKALEAAKAAEPTEAKEAVAES, from the exons ATGGCTGCTCTGAGAGCCTCCTACCACAGGATCCTGGACAAGGTCGAGCACATGCTGCCTGCCAAGCTGAGACCTCTATACAACCACCCTGCAG gtcCAAAAACAGTGTTCTTCTGGGCCCCGGTGTTTAAATGG GGTCTGGTTGGAGCTGGATTGGCTGATATGACTCGACCAGCAGAAAAACTCAGTACCGCCCAGTCTGCAGTGCTGACAGCCACAG GCCTCGTCTGGTCCAGATACTCGTTGGTCATAATCCCGAAGAACTGGAACCTGTTTTGTGTCAACTTCTTTCTCGGCTGCGCAGGATCCTCCCAGCTCTACAGGATCTGGAG GTACAAACAGGACCAGAAGGCTTTAGAGGCTGCAAAGGCTGCAGAGCCTACAGAGGCTAAAGAAGCGGTTGCAGAGTCCTGA
- the cep97 gene encoding centrosomal protein of 97 kDa, whose amino-acid sequence MGVSDIQLDANAGPVVDLSARGMQKLDQSFTCTEDTHTLILDRNHIMKLDHLERSPGLQQLSVASNRLVRMMGVSRLTELTVLNLPNNSIGYIEGLRDLPHLKWLNLSGNNIKVIEQLNNCVSLQHLDLSDNNISTIGDVTKLVSLKTLLLHGNSITTLRTIPAHLPAHLSILSLAENEIRDLNEASYLTPLHELEQLSVMSNPCVMATPSLPGFDYRPYVMSWCLSLKVLDGYVVSQKEGLKAEWLYSQGKGRSYRPGQHVQLVQYLANVCPLTSSPALETAEDAKLEKILSKQRFHQRQLLEANRGGCPSPPRPTRLDVERHSPSHPVPQGEAREVKQISTPTPAAAPSVRETEPVVQFNTWMSCDSAHPSLPVVRSPRLRKEHIYLEDVQTDEEKLNGSMLSSESTFLPFTSHLEPQTTHSDSEDETETFEPDSLAPMRPAQPKKHSTNKTHHHSLPVHKQDMGLEEEVISGAATTAESLGVRVSTPQNDLEAFSDSGEAEMKEASQQEKVGVCASKLSVMETDRAAVKIQSWWRGQHTRCCHPMAREVRSEIRLRRMQEHILYLSGTLDRVQQQYEEERLQRLVQEEAVKFLWKQLQSMQQWKQSVEQQLASISQAVTPPQISSPGLCVAAPPFTSNTTNPPSTDLSFPDSGFQSTRDQEAAAQEDSFLSSGTADSLKTVRALSPVHSGFAGVSDGVDSADCSLLEQYLSSVQQREEEAEEVISDRTETPQPSSPVSPNKTAQSHSPPQKAADNQSEVQRAEETTPGPD is encoded by the exons ATGGGTGTATCAGATATACAGTTAGATGCAAATGCTG GACCTGTGGTGGATCTTTCAGCCCGGGGTATGCAAAAGCTGGACCAGAGTTTCACCTGCACCGAGGACACTCACACTCTCATCCTGGACCGTAACCACATAATGAAACTGGACCATCTGGAAAGGAGCCCAGGCCTTCAGCAG CTTTCTGTAGCCAGTAACCGTCTGGTGCGAATGATGGGCGTCTCTCGGCTAACAGAGTTGACCGTCCTCAATCTTCCCAATAACAGTATTGGATACATCGAGGGGCTCAGAGATCTGCCACACCTCAAATGGCTCAACCTGTCTGGGAACAATATTAag GTCATAGAGCAACTCAACAACTGTGTTTCCCTCCAACACTTGGATCTGTCTGACAATAATATATCTACCATTGGTGATGTGACTAAACTGGTGTCATTAAAG ACACTGTTACTCCATGGAAACAGCATTACAACACTTCGTACTATTCCTGCTCACCTACCTGCCCATTTATCCATTCTCTCCCTGGCAGAAAATGAGATAAGGGATCTTAATGAA GCGTCATACCTGACACCTCTCCATGAACTGGAGCAGCTGTCCGTTATGAGCAACCCTTGCGTTATGGCAACTCCCTCATTGCCAGGTTTTGATTATCGGCCGTATGTCATGAGTTGGTGTCTGAGCCTAAAGGTCCTGGACGGCTATGTAGTATCACAGAAAGAAGG TCTCAAAGCAGAGTGGCTCTACAGTCAGGGAAAAGGACGTTCATATCGACCAGGTCAGCATGTTCAGCTGGTTCAGTACCTGGCCAATGTCTGTCCTCTGACGTCATCGCCGGCACTGGAGACGGCAGAAGACGCCAAACTGGAGAAGATCCTCAGCAAACAAAG GTTTCACCAGAGGCAGCTGTTAGAGGCGAACAGAGGAGGCTGTCCCAGCCCTCCTCGTCCAACTCGGCTAGATGTGGAGAGGCACAGTCCCTCACATCCAGTCCCACAGGGGGAAGCCAGAGAGGTGAAGCAAATCAGCACACCTACACCAGCTGCTGCTCCATCAGTCCGGGAGACTG AGCCAGTTGTTCAGTTTAACACCTGGATGAGCTGTGATTCTGCCCACCCATCACTGCCGGTGGTTCGCAGCCCAAGGCTCAGAAAGGAGCACATCTATTTGGAGGATGTGCAGacagatgaggaaaaactcaACGGCAGCATGCTCTCCTCAGAGTCCACCTTTCTCCCCTTCACATCCCATCTGGAGCCACAAACAACCCACTCTGACAGCGAGGACGAGACAGAGACATTTGAACCCGATTCCCTGGCTCCAATGCGGCCAGCGCAGCCCAAGAAGCACAGCACAAACAAGACACATCATCATTCACTTCCAGTGCATAAGCAAGATATGGGTCTTGAAGAGGAAGTTATTTCTGGTGCAGCCACAACAGCTGAATCACTAGGCGTCAGAGTTAGCACACCACAAAATGATCTGGAAGCATTTTCTGACTCCGGTGAAGCAGAGATGAAAGAAGCCTCCCAGCAGGAAAAAGTTGGTGTGTGTGCCAGTAAATTAAGTGTGATGGAAACAGACAGGGCAGCGGTTAAAATACAATCATGGTGGAGGGGACAGCACACTCGCTGTTGTCACCCCATGGCCAGAGAGGTGCGCAGTGAAATCCGCCTGCGCAGGATGCAAGAACACATCCTCTACCTGTCTGGGACGTTGGACAG GGTGCAGCAACAGTATGAAGAAGAGAGGTTACAAAGGCTGGTTCAAGAGGAAGCTGTAAAGTTTCTGTGGAAACAG CTCCAGTCTATGCAGCAGTGGAAGCAGTctgtggagcagcagctggcTAGCATTAGTCAGGCTGTCACGCCGCCTCAGATCTCATCTCCTGGACTATGCGTGGCCGCCCCGCCTTTTACATCCAACACGACGAACCCACCCAGCACAGACCTCTCGTTCCCAGACTCCGGCTTCCAGTCAACACGCGATCAGGAGGCAGCGGCGCAGGAGGACAGCTTCCTGAGCAGTGGGACAGCAGACTCTCTGAAGACGGTGCGAGCGCTGAGCCCCGTTCACAGCGGCTTTGCCGGTGTTAGCGACGGTGTGGACAGCGCAGACTGCAGCCTACTGGAGCAGTACCTCTCCTCTGtacagcagagggaggaggaggcggaggaggtgATCAGTGATAGAACAGAAACACCACAGCCCTCCTCACCAGTATCACCGAACAAAACAGCACAGTCCCACTCCCCCCCGCAGAAGGCAGCAGACAACCAATCAGAAGTGCAAAGAGCGGAGGAAACCACTCCTGGTCCTGACTGA
- the nxpe3 gene encoding NXPE family member 3 isoform X1 codes for MCRNLSKYALIFLVLALSGLIFLLCNIHTVEHLSSLYLQNWNCHTISALYQLQSRIQSSFIPVNLPTFHPNRTFCAHLGQKPFPEDELEERYLLDSITWPGPPPRTTPTTLRQTSDPVHSLFAILPTKGGREWHVGDQLEALVQMHDFQGRPKHYGGDFLLARLHTPELGAGVAGKVLDHRNGFYSAMFPLLWEGSAQVEITLVHSSEAVSVLRRLREERPDRVFFKSLFRLGFLSETTVCNMCLPPDQQPLCNYTDLYTGEPWYCYKPKMLSCDTRINHAKGGYLKHLITNKEALLFQSGVNIKVRVHASGPDRINVLPPRKEVEVESSSTKPEPVKLAPSGYYYEDSWRPLNGVTMRRFSESSAITQCLRNKVINMYGDSTVRQWFEYLIALVPGLKEFNLHSPKNVGPFMAVDSGHNILLKYRCHGPPIRFSTVMSSELRYVSNELDGLSGGPNTVVVLSIWAHFSTFPVEVYIRRLRHIRRSLVRLLDRAPGTIVVIRSGNLQALDQEVSLYNSDWYSLQLDEVLKSMFKGLNVLLVDAWQMSLAHHLPHALHPPPVIVKNMIDTLLSYVCPEKKKSQLI; via the exons ATGTGCCGAAATCTGTCCAAATATGCCCTCATCTTCCTCGTCCTAGCCCTGTCTGGCCTCATCTTCCTGCTGTGCAACATCCACACTGTGGAG CACCTTTCCTCTCTTTATCTTCAGAACTGGAACTGCCACACTATTTCAGCCCTCTACCAGCTCCAGAGCAGGATCCAGTCGTCCTTCATCCCAGTGAATCTCCCCACTTTCCATCCCAACCGCACCTTCTGTGCCCATCTGGGCCAGAAACCCTTCCCCGAAGATGAGCTGGAGGAGCGCTACCTATTGGATTCTATCACCTGGCCCGGGCCTCCGCCTCGCACTACGCCGACCACCCTTCGCCAGACGAGCGACCCCGTGCACAGCCTGTTCGCCATCCTTCCCActaagggagggagggagtggcACGTGGGCGACCAGCTGGAGGCCCTCGTCCAAATGCACGACTTCCAGGGCCGTCCCAAGCACTACGGTGGGGATTTCCTCTTGGCCCGACTGCACACCCCGGAGCTTGGAGCAGGTGTAGCAGGTAAAGTGCTGGACCACAGGAATGGTTTTTATTCCGCTATGTTCCCGCTCCTCTGGGAGGGGTCCGCACAGGTTGAGATCACGCTGGTGCACTCCAGCGAGGCAGTTTCTGTGCTGCGACGTTTGAGGGAGGAACGGCCCGATCGAGTGTTTTTCAAGAGCTTGTTCCGCCTTGGCTTCCTGTCTGAAACGACTGTGTGCAACATGTGCCTCCCTCCTGACCAACAGCCTCTGTGCAACTACACTGACCTTTACACAGGGGAGCCCTGGTACTGCTACAAGCCTAAGATGCTCAGCTGTGACACCAGAATCAACCACGCCAAAGGAGGCTATCTGAAACACCTCATCACCAACAAAGAAGCATTGCTCTTCCAGAG TGGTGTAAACATTAAAGTTCGCGTACACGCTTCAGGACCCGACAGAATCAACGTGCTGCCTCCCAGGAAAG AAGTCGAGGTAGAAAGCAGCAGCACAAAACCAGAACCTGTTAAGCTAGCACCGTCGGGATATTACTACGAGGACTCCTGGAGGCCATTAAATGGCGTCACAATGCGCCGGTTCAGTGAATCGTCTGCCATCACTCAGTGTCTGAGGAACAAGGTGATCAACATGTACGGGGACTCCACTGTCAGGCAGTGGTTTGAGTACCTCATTGCTTTAGTACCAG GATTAAAGGAGTTCAACCTGCACAGTCCTAAAAACGTCGGGCCTTTCATGGCGGTGGACAGCGGCCATAACATTCTCTTGAAGTACCGCTGCCATGGCCCGCCCATCCGCTTCTCCACCGTCATGTCCAGTGAGTTGCGGTACGTTTCAAACGAGCTGGACGGCCTCTCTGGGGGCCCCAACACCGTCGTGGTGCTCAGCATTTGGGCTCATTTCAGCACTTTCCCCGTGGAGGTGTACATAAGGCGGCTTCGGCACATTAGGCGGTCGCTGGTGAGACTTCTGGACCGAGCGCCGGGGACGATCGTTGTGATCCGCTCGGGCAACCTCCAAGCCCTGGACCAAGAGGTGAGCCTGTACAACAGCGACTGGTACTCCCTGCAGCTCGACGAGGTGCTCAAGTCCATGTTCAAGGGACTGAACGTGCTGCTGGTGGACGCCTGGCAAATGAGTTTAGCACACCACCTTCCTCACGCCCTCCACCCACCTCCAGTCATCGTCAAGAACATGATAGACACACTTTTGTCTTACGTTTGCccagagaagaaaaagagcCAACTGATTTAG
- the nxpe3 gene encoding NXPE family member 3 isoform X3: MCRNLSKYALIFLVLALSGLIFLLCNIHTVENWNCHTISALYQLQSRIQSSFIPVNLPTFHPNRTFCAHLGQKPFPEDELEERYLLDSITWPGPPPRTTPTTLRQTSDPVHSLFAILPTKGGREWHVGDQLEALVQMHDFQGRPKHYGGDFLLARLHTPELGAGVAGKVLDHRNGFYSAMFPLLWEGSAQVEITLVHSSEAVSVLRRLREERPDRVFFKSLFRLGFLSETTVCNMCLPPDQQPLCNYTDLYTGEPWYCYKPKMLSCDTRINHAKGGYLKHLITNKEALLFQSGVNIKVRVHASGPDRINVLPPRKEVEVESSSTKPEPVKLAPSGYYYEDSWRPLNGVTMRRFSESSAITQCLRNKVINMYGDSTVRQWFEYLIALVPGLKEFNLHSPKNVGPFMAVDSGHNILLKYRCHGPPIRFSTVMSSELRYVSNELDGLSGGPNTVVVLSIWAHFSTFPVEVYIRRLRHIRRSLVRLLDRAPGTIVVIRSGNLQALDQEVSLYNSDWYSLQLDEVLKSMFKGLNVLLVDAWQMSLAHHLPHALHPPPVIVKNMIDTLLSYVCPEKKKSQLI; the protein is encoded by the exons ATGTGCCGAAATCTGTCCAAATATGCCCTCATCTTCCTCGTCCTAGCCCTGTCTGGCCTCATCTTCCTGCTGTGCAACATCCACACTGTGGAG AACTGGAACTGCCACACTATTTCAGCCCTCTACCAGCTCCAGAGCAGGATCCAGTCGTCCTTCATCCCAGTGAATCTCCCCACTTTCCATCCCAACCGCACCTTCTGTGCCCATCTGGGCCAGAAACCCTTCCCCGAAGATGAGCTGGAGGAGCGCTACCTATTGGATTCTATCACCTGGCCCGGGCCTCCGCCTCGCACTACGCCGACCACCCTTCGCCAGACGAGCGACCCCGTGCACAGCCTGTTCGCCATCCTTCCCActaagggagggagggagtggcACGTGGGCGACCAGCTGGAGGCCCTCGTCCAAATGCACGACTTCCAGGGCCGTCCCAAGCACTACGGTGGGGATTTCCTCTTGGCCCGACTGCACACCCCGGAGCTTGGAGCAGGTGTAGCAGGTAAAGTGCTGGACCACAGGAATGGTTTTTATTCCGCTATGTTCCCGCTCCTCTGGGAGGGGTCCGCACAGGTTGAGATCACGCTGGTGCACTCCAGCGAGGCAGTTTCTGTGCTGCGACGTTTGAGGGAGGAACGGCCCGATCGAGTGTTTTTCAAGAGCTTGTTCCGCCTTGGCTTCCTGTCTGAAACGACTGTGTGCAACATGTGCCTCCCTCCTGACCAACAGCCTCTGTGCAACTACACTGACCTTTACACAGGGGAGCCCTGGTACTGCTACAAGCCTAAGATGCTCAGCTGTGACACCAGAATCAACCACGCCAAAGGAGGCTATCTGAAACACCTCATCACCAACAAAGAAGCATTGCTCTTCCAGAG TGGTGTAAACATTAAAGTTCGCGTACACGCTTCAGGACCCGACAGAATCAACGTGCTGCCTCCCAGGAAAG AAGTCGAGGTAGAAAGCAGCAGCACAAAACCAGAACCTGTTAAGCTAGCACCGTCGGGATATTACTACGAGGACTCCTGGAGGCCATTAAATGGCGTCACAATGCGCCGGTTCAGTGAATCGTCTGCCATCACTCAGTGTCTGAGGAACAAGGTGATCAACATGTACGGGGACTCCACTGTCAGGCAGTGGTTTGAGTACCTCATTGCTTTAGTACCAG GATTAAAGGAGTTCAACCTGCACAGTCCTAAAAACGTCGGGCCTTTCATGGCGGTGGACAGCGGCCATAACATTCTCTTGAAGTACCGCTGCCATGGCCCGCCCATCCGCTTCTCCACCGTCATGTCCAGTGAGTTGCGGTACGTTTCAAACGAGCTGGACGGCCTCTCTGGGGGCCCCAACACCGTCGTGGTGCTCAGCATTTGGGCTCATTTCAGCACTTTCCCCGTGGAGGTGTACATAAGGCGGCTTCGGCACATTAGGCGGTCGCTGGTGAGACTTCTGGACCGAGCGCCGGGGACGATCGTTGTGATCCGCTCGGGCAACCTCCAAGCCCTGGACCAAGAGGTGAGCCTGTACAACAGCGACTGGTACTCCCTGCAGCTCGACGAGGTGCTCAAGTCCATGTTCAAGGGACTGAACGTGCTGCTGGTGGACGCCTGGCAAATGAGTTTAGCACACCACCTTCCTCACGCCCTCCACCCACCTCCAGTCATCGTCAAGAACATGATAGACACACTTTTGTCTTACGTTTGCccagagaagaaaaagagcCAACTGATTTAG
- the nxpe3 gene encoding NXPE family member 3 isoform X4, with amino-acid sequence MCRNLSKYALIFLVLALSGLIFLLCNIHTVENWNCHTISALYQLQSRIQSSFIPVNLPTFHPNRTFCAHLGQKPFPEDELEERYLLDSITWPGPPPRTTPTTLRQTSDPVHSLFAILPTKGGREWHVGDQLEALVQMHDFQGRPKHYGGDFLLARLHTPELGAGVAGKVLDHRNGFYSAMFPLLWEGSAQVEITLVHSSEAVSVLRRLREERPDRVFFKSLFRLGFLSETTVCNMCLPPDQQPLCNYTDLYTGEPWYCYKPKMLSCDTRINHAKGGYLKHLITNKEALLFQSGVNIKVRVHASGPDRINVLPPRKVEVESSSTKPEPVKLAPSGYYYEDSWRPLNGVTMRRFSESSAITQCLRNKVINMYGDSTVRQWFEYLIALVPGLKEFNLHSPKNVGPFMAVDSGHNILLKYRCHGPPIRFSTVMSSELRYVSNELDGLSGGPNTVVVLSIWAHFSTFPVEVYIRRLRHIRRSLVRLLDRAPGTIVVIRSGNLQALDQEVSLYNSDWYSLQLDEVLKSMFKGLNVLLVDAWQMSLAHHLPHALHPPPVIVKNMIDTLLSYVCPEKKKSQLI; translated from the exons ATGTGCCGAAATCTGTCCAAATATGCCCTCATCTTCCTCGTCCTAGCCCTGTCTGGCCTCATCTTCCTGCTGTGCAACATCCACACTGTGGAG AACTGGAACTGCCACACTATTTCAGCCCTCTACCAGCTCCAGAGCAGGATCCAGTCGTCCTTCATCCCAGTGAATCTCCCCACTTTCCATCCCAACCGCACCTTCTGTGCCCATCTGGGCCAGAAACCCTTCCCCGAAGATGAGCTGGAGGAGCGCTACCTATTGGATTCTATCACCTGGCCCGGGCCTCCGCCTCGCACTACGCCGACCACCCTTCGCCAGACGAGCGACCCCGTGCACAGCCTGTTCGCCATCCTTCCCActaagggagggagggagtggcACGTGGGCGACCAGCTGGAGGCCCTCGTCCAAATGCACGACTTCCAGGGCCGTCCCAAGCACTACGGTGGGGATTTCCTCTTGGCCCGACTGCACACCCCGGAGCTTGGAGCAGGTGTAGCAGGTAAAGTGCTGGACCACAGGAATGGTTTTTATTCCGCTATGTTCCCGCTCCTCTGGGAGGGGTCCGCACAGGTTGAGATCACGCTGGTGCACTCCAGCGAGGCAGTTTCTGTGCTGCGACGTTTGAGGGAGGAACGGCCCGATCGAGTGTTTTTCAAGAGCTTGTTCCGCCTTGGCTTCCTGTCTGAAACGACTGTGTGCAACATGTGCCTCCCTCCTGACCAACAGCCTCTGTGCAACTACACTGACCTTTACACAGGGGAGCCCTGGTACTGCTACAAGCCTAAGATGCTCAGCTGTGACACCAGAATCAACCACGCCAAAGGAGGCTATCTGAAACACCTCATCACCAACAAAGAAGCATTGCTCTTCCAGAG TGGTGTAAACATTAAAGTTCGCGTACACGCTTCAGGACCCGACAGAATCAACGTGCTGCCTCCCAGGAAAG TCGAGGTAGAAAGCAGCAGCACAAAACCAGAACCTGTTAAGCTAGCACCGTCGGGATATTACTACGAGGACTCCTGGAGGCCATTAAATGGCGTCACAATGCGCCGGTTCAGTGAATCGTCTGCCATCACTCAGTGTCTGAGGAACAAGGTGATCAACATGTACGGGGACTCCACTGTCAGGCAGTGGTTTGAGTACCTCATTGCTTTAGTACCAG GATTAAAGGAGTTCAACCTGCACAGTCCTAAAAACGTCGGGCCTTTCATGGCGGTGGACAGCGGCCATAACATTCTCTTGAAGTACCGCTGCCATGGCCCGCCCATCCGCTTCTCCACCGTCATGTCCAGTGAGTTGCGGTACGTTTCAAACGAGCTGGACGGCCTCTCTGGGGGCCCCAACACCGTCGTGGTGCTCAGCATTTGGGCTCATTTCAGCACTTTCCCCGTGGAGGTGTACATAAGGCGGCTTCGGCACATTAGGCGGTCGCTGGTGAGACTTCTGGACCGAGCGCCGGGGACGATCGTTGTGATCCGCTCGGGCAACCTCCAAGCCCTGGACCAAGAGGTGAGCCTGTACAACAGCGACTGGTACTCCCTGCAGCTCGACGAGGTGCTCAAGTCCATGTTCAAGGGACTGAACGTGCTGCTGGTGGACGCCTGGCAAATGAGTTTAGCACACCACCTTCCTCACGCCCTCCACCCACCTCCAGTCATCGTCAAGAACATGATAGACACACTTTTGTCTTACGTTTGCccagagaagaaaaagagcCAACTGATTTAG
- the rpl24 gene encoding large ribosomal subunit protein eL24: MKVELCSFSGYKIYPGHGRRYARIDGKVFQFLNAKCESAFLAKRNPRQINWTVLYRRKHKKGQSEEVAKKRTRRAVKFQRAITGASLAEIMAKRNQKPEVRKAQREQAIRAAKEVKKAKQASKKPTATASAKTASKTAAKPKIAKPMKISAPRVGGKR; this comes from the exons ATGAA GGTCGAGTTGTGCAGTTTCAGCGGGTATAAGATATACCCCGGCCATGGCCGCCGATACGCCAGGATAGACGGAAAG GTGTTCCAGTTTCTGAACGCCAAATGTGAGTCTGCCTTCCTCGCCAAGAGGAACCCCAGACAGATCAACTGGACTGTGCTGTACAGACGCAAGCACAAGAAGGGCCAGTCT GAAGAGGTGGCAAAGAAGCGTACCCGCCGTGCAGTAAAATTCCAGAGGGCCATCACTGGGGCCTCCCTGGCTGAGATCATGGCCAAGAGGAACCAGAAGCCAGAGGTCCGCAAGGCCCAGAGGGAGCAGGCTATTAG agctGCCAAGGAGGTCAAGAAGGCAAAGCAGGCGTCCAAGAAGCCCACTGCAACTGCAAGTGCAAAG ACGGCATCCAAGACTGCAGCGAAACCCAAGATCGCTAAGCCCATGAAGATCAGCGCACCCCGCGTTGGTGGAAAACGCTAA
- the nxpe3 gene encoding NXPE family member 3 isoform X2, with protein sequence MCRNLSKYALIFLVLALSGLIFLLCNIHTVEHLSSLYLQNWNCHTISALYQLQSRIQSSFIPVNLPTFHPNRTFCAHLGQKPFPEDELEERYLLDSITWPGPPPRTTPTTLRQTSDPVHSLFAILPTKGGREWHVGDQLEALVQMHDFQGRPKHYGGDFLLARLHTPELGAGVAGKVLDHRNGFYSAMFPLLWEGSAQVEITLVHSSEAVSVLRRLREERPDRVFFKSLFRLGFLSETTVCNMCLPPDQQPLCNYTDLYTGEPWYCYKPKMLSCDTRINHAKGGYLKHLITNKEALLFQSGVNIKVRVHASGPDRINVLPPRKVEVESSSTKPEPVKLAPSGYYYEDSWRPLNGVTMRRFSESSAITQCLRNKVINMYGDSTVRQWFEYLIALVPGLKEFNLHSPKNVGPFMAVDSGHNILLKYRCHGPPIRFSTVMSSELRYVSNELDGLSGGPNTVVVLSIWAHFSTFPVEVYIRRLRHIRRSLVRLLDRAPGTIVVIRSGNLQALDQEVSLYNSDWYSLQLDEVLKSMFKGLNVLLVDAWQMSLAHHLPHALHPPPVIVKNMIDTLLSYVCPEKKKSQLI encoded by the exons ATGTGCCGAAATCTGTCCAAATATGCCCTCATCTTCCTCGTCCTAGCCCTGTCTGGCCTCATCTTCCTGCTGTGCAACATCCACACTGTGGAG CACCTTTCCTCTCTTTATCTTCAGAACTGGAACTGCCACACTATTTCAGCCCTCTACCAGCTCCAGAGCAGGATCCAGTCGTCCTTCATCCCAGTGAATCTCCCCACTTTCCATCCCAACCGCACCTTCTGTGCCCATCTGGGCCAGAAACCCTTCCCCGAAGATGAGCTGGAGGAGCGCTACCTATTGGATTCTATCACCTGGCCCGGGCCTCCGCCTCGCACTACGCCGACCACCCTTCGCCAGACGAGCGACCCCGTGCACAGCCTGTTCGCCATCCTTCCCActaagggagggagggagtggcACGTGGGCGACCAGCTGGAGGCCCTCGTCCAAATGCACGACTTCCAGGGCCGTCCCAAGCACTACGGTGGGGATTTCCTCTTGGCCCGACTGCACACCCCGGAGCTTGGAGCAGGTGTAGCAGGTAAAGTGCTGGACCACAGGAATGGTTTTTATTCCGCTATGTTCCCGCTCCTCTGGGAGGGGTCCGCACAGGTTGAGATCACGCTGGTGCACTCCAGCGAGGCAGTTTCTGTGCTGCGACGTTTGAGGGAGGAACGGCCCGATCGAGTGTTTTTCAAGAGCTTGTTCCGCCTTGGCTTCCTGTCTGAAACGACTGTGTGCAACATGTGCCTCCCTCCTGACCAACAGCCTCTGTGCAACTACACTGACCTTTACACAGGGGAGCCCTGGTACTGCTACAAGCCTAAGATGCTCAGCTGTGACACCAGAATCAACCACGCCAAAGGAGGCTATCTGAAACACCTCATCACCAACAAAGAAGCATTGCTCTTCCAGAG TGGTGTAAACATTAAAGTTCGCGTACACGCTTCAGGACCCGACAGAATCAACGTGCTGCCTCCCAGGAAAG TCGAGGTAGAAAGCAGCAGCACAAAACCAGAACCTGTTAAGCTAGCACCGTCGGGATATTACTACGAGGACTCCTGGAGGCCATTAAATGGCGTCACAATGCGCCGGTTCAGTGAATCGTCTGCCATCACTCAGTGTCTGAGGAACAAGGTGATCAACATGTACGGGGACTCCACTGTCAGGCAGTGGTTTGAGTACCTCATTGCTTTAGTACCAG GATTAAAGGAGTTCAACCTGCACAGTCCTAAAAACGTCGGGCCTTTCATGGCGGTGGACAGCGGCCATAACATTCTCTTGAAGTACCGCTGCCATGGCCCGCCCATCCGCTTCTCCACCGTCATGTCCAGTGAGTTGCGGTACGTTTCAAACGAGCTGGACGGCCTCTCTGGGGGCCCCAACACCGTCGTGGTGCTCAGCATTTGGGCTCATTTCAGCACTTTCCCCGTGGAGGTGTACATAAGGCGGCTTCGGCACATTAGGCGGTCGCTGGTGAGACTTCTGGACCGAGCGCCGGGGACGATCGTTGTGATCCGCTCGGGCAACCTCCAAGCCCTGGACCAAGAGGTGAGCCTGTACAACAGCGACTGGTACTCCCTGCAGCTCGACGAGGTGCTCAAGTCCATGTTCAAGGGACTGAACGTGCTGCTGGTGGACGCCTGGCAAATGAGTTTAGCACACCACCTTCCTCACGCCCTCCACCCACCTCCAGTCATCGTCAAGAACATGATAGACACACTTTTGTCTTACGTTTGCccagagaagaaaaagagcCAACTGATTTAG